A stretch of Cicer arietinum cultivar CDC Frontier isolate Library 1 chromosome 5, Cicar.CDCFrontier_v2.0, whole genome shotgun sequence DNA encodes these proteins:
- the LOC101508248 gene encoding uncharacterized protein, with product MGNCLAHCKPISGSCYIFDAMEKHDFEVVRVAKEDGKMLEFSTPIHVKDILTNFPANDIGVSNNATEILSQDYELKGGRLYYLLPHNKETEANSGEIKRIKVLITKQQLQQLVTKQITLQDLLSVVKTVGVHLPTDRKPILDSIPEENSC from the coding sequence ATGGGTAATTGTCTTGCTCATTGTAAACCCATTTCAGGATCATGTTACATATTTGATGCTATGGAAAAACATGACTTTGAAGTTGTGAGGGTAGCCAAAGAAGATGGTAAGATGCTAGAATTTAGCACACCAATCCATGTGAAGGATATCTTGACAAATTTTCCTGCTAATGATATTGGTGTTTCAAATAATGCAACGGAGATTTTATCACAAGATTATGAATTGAAAGGAGGAAGATTGTACTATTTGCTTCCACATAACAAAGAGACAGAGGCAAATAGTGGTGAGATAAAGAGAATCAAAGTTTTAATAACGAAGCAGCAACTTCAACAATTAGTCACTAAACAAATAACTTTACAGGATCTATTATCAGTTGTTAAAACAGTTGGTGTTCATTTGCCAACTGATAGGAAGCCAATTTTGGATTCTATACCTGAAGAAAACAGTTGTTAA